CGTCATGTCCACATATATGCGAGGGGTAGAGGGCGTCACACATCACACTTGTCTCGCGCCAATGCTCAGAAAAGATCATCGGCAACTCGACAAACACATCATAGCACAGATCATCCAACCAATTGTCAAACAAATTCAACTGTCTCCATCAAGACATTGATTGCAGATATCAAaatgttcatgaattatacccCATCTTACAAAAAGACATGATTAGCAAAGCAAAGAGCGTTGGAGATGATTCATGGAAACTAGGAAATGGAAACTGTTGGGAAGAATCATATGCCAAGCTGCCAAAACTTTTGGGAGCTTTGCAATCTTGTGTTCCTGGGAGTCGCTGCTCAAACAGAATCCGTGTTTAAGGGAGGAGAAATCGTACCGGGCAAAATAATACTTAAACATGTCTCTTGGTCATTTGGCCCATGCATTAAGGGGTTTGCAATGTGCAAACCCATAATACAAGTAGATGATACATGGCTTTACGGGAAGTATAATGACACACTATTGACAGCTACAACATAAGATGAAGCTAATCATATCTTCCCGATTGCATGCCATTGTAGAAGGGGAGACAACTTCAGCTTGGGatttttttctaaagaatttgAGAAGACATGTTGCTCTGCAAATTAACATTTCTCCTCTCATTTCAGATAGACACCCCTCAATTGCCTACAACAACCCGAGTAACTTATGAGTTTAGGACATATCCCATTTCTTCTGCCTGCGCCACATTACACAAAATTTTCTTTGCGATAACTCAAACTTCAAACATTTAAAGAAACCACTCATGCTGGCGGGtgagaatctattttatttcttcgtTAAACTTTACTTTCAATCAAATTTCATAACATAAtagattgattgaatatttacaGGTTACGCATACACGGAGAAGAAGATGCACTGGCGACATCTTGGGGATATCTGTGCGAATAAGCCAAGTGCAGCTGAATGACTTGATCAATTACCCAAACAAAATTGGTTACAATGCTTCGATGAGGGGCAACGTTGGGGACATATGACTACAAATTTGTATGAGTCTGttaattacatgttcaaaaacACAAGACATTTGCCGGAGTCATCGTTGGTTGAGGAGACGTGCTTCAAGACCGCATAACTCTTTGCTATTAGAGGCCGACAAACTCAGGCGATGATCAACTCCGGTTCACAATATTCTGAAGTCGTCTCTGAGGCAATAAATAATTGTCAACATGAATCAAATACACGCATTGTAAATGAATTCGACAAACACAACCACACATTTATTGTAACAAAGACTCAATCCCCACTTCAAACACCAGACCACCTGGAAAGTTTAGAGTAATGTTACAATCCCAAAAGTATGATTGTGGTGAATATCAGGCTAAACAATTATCGTGTTCTCACGTCTGATTGACTGTAAATTTGTCAATATTGATCCCATGAACTATGTGTTGTTGTTATTCACTTTACAACATATTTACACGTCTTTGACAACTACTTTGATTTACTGTCACACGAATGAATGTGATAAGAATATGAAGGAGATTAGTGGGTCCTGATCCAAGGAGAAAGATGATCGTAAAAGGTCGTCCGATTTCAACTCGTATTCTTACTGAGATGGACGAAACGaaaatgaatagaaaaaaatgcGAAATTTGCTGACAACATGGTCATAacagaaataattatttcaacatGTCTTCATCTCAAGTTTTTCCTTAACCAAATAtgattatttaagtattttattgataatgtagtataatgttcttctataaatacattgttaaacaaaaagtattatcatttaaaaaaaatctaatgacataaacaaGCAAATTATAtttagcaaaataataatattaagagttttaatttttttttactaaagcaaatatataattagacaaaattcaaattttaaaaaaaaaatgttcacctaaaaaatgtcttatataaattaaataatataagaaaaataattatatttaataatatcattttcttattaaaaaaatattttaataaaaaatatttataatatttatattattttaataatttaaattaaaaaataaaaatcaatgtatGGAAGTCGGGGTGGCCAACCCTGACTTCCTTAGATTTGCATCCTTAGATTTGCATTAAAGTGGTgcagtttgaaatttttttgaaaaggttGTGTATTTTAGGAAAATATCATATAGATATGAAAAAAAACCAGTGCCTGCTTGTTTTGTAgggttgtttttcttttatcattcagAAAAATATCGAGAAGGTTgcgtaatttttatttttaaatataattttaaaaataaaaacgcaTTTACTAAAAGTAAAGctgaaaactatttttaaaacagTAAACAAACGCAccctaattaatattttaatttaatttaagaatgATCAAGCAATTATCACCAATCAttcaatgataataaaaataatttggtgattatagattattttttcCATCTTAAATTGGTAGCAAATATGTTAAATAAGAATACAAAGATGGTGTTCTTTATTATCATCATCTGTATGGGACTGATGGTACTACTTGTACCTTTTGCTATAgtaatagatatatttttttgctgattaaataaaaaagaaaaaagtatgagACCCTTGAGTTCAAGTGCCATGATGTCTGATTTTCAATCATGAAATACTCGACAAGAATGTTTTCTATAGTAGGACAGGAAGTTACATTGATCAAAATCTAAATGTTTCATATGATTCGACATCATGAACCAATGTCCTTTTATTCATTCGCGTGGTAGCACAAAGTTGCAAATTATTGGTCCCCTTATCCTAGTCCTGAATTTTTAACTTGTCCTGATTACTTTATGTGGCATTGTGCAGTGAGAGATTGTGTGAAAGCAAAGTTGCATTCTTCTCAATTTCCTTGGTGATCTTTGGGTCCATAGGCTTCCTTTTCAGAAAATTTGAGTACCATTCAGCAGAGAGCTTAGGTATCCTCCTTAAGCTTGGATCATTCATATCTACGTAATATAAGCCATAACTTGATTCATATCCAAGCAGTAACTCAAATGCATCCAAGAAGGACCATACAAAGTACCCTTTTACATTTAATCCACTCCTGTCAATGTgtcaaaaataaaggaaaagagTAAACAAAAACCAGCTTTCATGAAACAattgacaattattttaaataaagtgGAGGTGCTATGTTGACATTGTACACCCTTTTAACTTTCCcacttgaaaatgaaaatcaaagtagaattaCCTAAGTGCATCAACCAAACTTCCTATGTATTCATGCAAGTAATTCACCCTCGGCCAGTCATCTAATGATGAATTATGAGGTGTTTGTTGGCCTgcaaagcatcaaagagttatcaTACAACTAGATAAAAGGACAGCTGAGTATGTTTAAAGAGAGGAAAATGGAACTTTTGAATGATGATTTCAATCATGTCATGAATAGGAAAATCGCCATACCATTTTCGTGTATGTAAATTGGAATATTGCCATAAGTGTTCTTTAGTGACTCTAACAGCCCAAGGAAAATCTTGGTAGTAATTGGAACCTAAACCAACGAGCTGGTTAGTGGAAAGTATTGAAGATCCATccttaaataaagaaatacataGAGAGGAATAGCACCATGTTCCTGCTATTTTACCTCATATGTAGAAGTATCATTTGGAACAAATCCTACAGCCAGAAAGAACATTAATTAGCTGTTTCAGTTCCACAAAATTAGAGAAACGTGGATGACACCACAGGCACAGACTGATTTTACCTACTGGAGTTTACTAACTAAATAAGTCTTAAGCAATGAAAGGaccaaatattaaatattatatagaaTTTGTTAAAGTTTGATGACATGGATTATGGTACTTTAGAGGAAAACTTGAACTGATAgggtaagaaaagaaaatgaatttgtCACTCAGATTTATATATTAGTGATATTTATGTTTCTGAGATACAAGATTGCATACAGAAGAAATTCCATCAGGGAGTATCAACGTTTGCACGGGCAAGAGACATTGACTTAGAATTAGATTTGCTGTCCCAAAGAATTAgagaatttaacaaaaataccCATATATTCTACGATCAATGGGAAACAAAATCAGAAATATTGAAACACGATCCCTTTAATGGCATAGTtgttgcaaaaataaaataatatgtaaatagTTCCAATTCCATGCCAAAGAAGAAGTATCTTGATTCATGAAGCTAAGGATAAGACCTCACACAATAAAGAAACATTTATAAATAAGTAACTTGTTGAGCCCTGATATAGAATTGGCATTGGTTATGCAATATGAATAAGCCAGGGAAACAACTTATGACATACTTTCAATTTCCACCGATAGATCTGCAATGTAATCTCTATCCTCCTTCTGCAGGCTGCCAGGACTGTTTTTAACATAAAATGAGTAGTAAAAGTTTATTCCAATGAAGTCGATTGAGCCCCTGACCAGATTTGATTCCTTTTGAGTAAAAGAAGGAAGCCTTGAGCCAGCATTCTTTTTCATTATATCAGGGTAATCTCCAAATGTGAAGGGATTCATAAACCTGCACTAACAAATCATAGCCTAGCTAGTGTAGAAACTAATGTATAATTGAAACTTGATAGCTATACGAAAATACATTACCAAAACATTCAGATATAAAATCATTCAGGGTATTCATAAATGGTATAAAAACATGAAGAAGTCCTAGAATTTAATCATTGTAAACACATTCTttataatttaacttaattgCAAGGTAAAGTGGTGTGTAGATTGTCATGCTTTAATCTTAAAGGACTCTAATATGGAGGGACATGTCAGAGATATAAAAATCTTGTTTCATCACTTgacagtttatttatttattgaagatTTGGTCCTTTGCGATCCCAAGATGCAAATTTGTTACTGTCAACAGGCATTAGAAAGAGACACCATGCCTAGATTGTTACTTACCACCCGATAAAGAAGTCTTGGACCCTTTGAGTAGCCCTTACATCTTCAATAGAATTTGTTCGAGGAAGAACACCAAAAGGAAGGAGATTAAACCCAATTAAGCCATGTTGCATGACCTGCATCCAAAAAGAGATTGTTTTCTGAACAAATTCAATGATGATTATCACCATTTCAGAATGACATCATCTTGGTGATCACCATCAATGTCATCCTTCCTTACTATGGTTCAAAATGCGAAAATCAGGCCTAATGAATGACATAATAGAGTGGTGCATTTGTTAGATAATTTATACCTGATATTTCTTCCTATACAACCTAACAGCTGAAGCATGTGCTAACAACATATGATGGGCTACCAAATATGGCTCAGTTGTGGAATTTCCTCTCGAGCAGTTAAATATAGGGGAAGGAGAACACCGCTGAGGTGGTAACATTCCAACATCATAGCCAAAAACTGCGTAAACATTGGCCTCATTCACCGTAGTCCAATACCTAACTCTGTCACCAAATTCTCTAAAACACACATCCGCATATGTTGTGAAGTCTTTCCTATAAAGCattcatgataaaatatgtTAACCGCAATAAAATCTTTTCACAATTTTGTGCAGGGTACATTTCTGATCATCTCCTATCTAGGACAAGATGTCAACAGAATTAAAGACTAGAAGCTTGGGAACATACACAATTCTTGGACTAACCCATCCTCCATATTCATCCTCAAGTGTTTGTGGTAGGTCCCAATGGTGTAATGTAACATGTGCTTCAATCCCTACAAGATGTGGAATCATCAACAAAAATATGTATACATCAGATAACTTGGAAGAACCTCTCTTAGGGTTAATCaaacttttaaagaaaaatctagTCTTCATAAGAACCATGGCTTATCAGTTCATTAATAAGGTTGTTGTAATACTGAAGCCCCTTGGGATTCACTTGCCCTCTTCCATCTGGTAATACATGATAACAAGATGGTCAGAACAGTATGAAAATAACAGCTTGATATAGGCAACTATATTCAGTTGGAGTCCAAGATTCATTGCGAATAAATCAAACCAAGTGTGTGTGTCCAATACAAGTTACTTTTGACATTAATTTAAGAATCTCCATGACAGCAGTTTGATGATCTCACCTGGAATAACCCTTGACCATGATATGGAAAATCTATAGGCCTCTAAGCCCATGTCAGCCATGAGCTGGACATCTTCCTGCAGGAAACCAAGGTCTGATATTTGCTCGGaataaacatgaatttaaaGCCAGTGGTGTATATGTAAGATGCATCTTGTGTGCATGCATGTATCTATACCACAATTTCTTTTGGTTCTCTATAGGGTCACTGACCTTATATTTGTGATATTGATCACAAGCAACATCTCCATTACCAGCATACATATTCCCTGAAAACAGATTTTGGCATTCAATTTCTTTGGACAAAATAGTAACAttaaacctttaaaaaaaagaattgaagtGAAGAAACGAAGCATATTATATATGAGTACTGAGTAGAGGGTACAACCATTTCCAGCTTGGGAGAAGGTGTCCCATATGCTTGGCTTCCTTCCATCTTCATTTGCTGCACCTTCAACCTTTCACATCACCCcaattacaaatttataaaacataGGTTCAGTTCAATACATATTCAGCAACAGAATCAAAAGACTAGGACATTGAACAGGATTATACTagtgaaaaggaagaaattacAAGAACATATATAATAGTAGACATTGAGAAattgagaaagagagaaatgaaCCTGGTAAGCTGAAGTTGATGCACCAAACACAAAACCAGGAGGAAAATCATCTCTGCTCAAACCATGAGCACCAGGGTACACTATCAGCAATACTAATTCTATGACTGCGAAAACCTTCAACATTGAACACATACTCTATGCTTTTCTTTGTTTCTGCAGTCTTGTGTTTTAATTTCGGCCAGTCAAACACACATGTTAATGTTACTGTTTTCCTAGAATTCAACGTTTATGCTTTTGATTTTTGTGGAATGCAGGAATGGTATATATGCTACTTtgtttgtttttactgtggagaAAGACATAGATGTCAACATTATAGCACTTTCGGAACTTACCAAACGTATCAAGCATGACATATTTGACAAGTATACATGGTGCTGCCTTGTGTGGGTTGAAAGGTGATAAAAAgtgtaattaattagttaatcaaATCAAATGTGTCTATATATAACTGTGAAGTCATCCTGCTAATAATACTAATGGTGTTATTTGTAAATTCCTAGACACATTTTGTTTCCTCTCCGTGGAAATGtttgtactatatatatatatatatatatatatattattgtttttataagatttaatcttgcattaattaattttagaatcGAAATATCtctcaaagaaaaacaaatgtattgacaaacaataaaagagaaaattattaatgataattataattttgaaaaaaattataaattaaagataaatttattattgtcaaCTAAATTAATAACTTTTCTTAATCataatgaattatataatagagtcttatatataaatatggaggaagaatttattaattgtttttgtatgcttatttttctatttaatcttcaattaattaatacacgtgtatttattgtaaagtagaaatgaaaaataataaaatagaaaatctcttaattattttattaggattaaaaaatttattgtttttctttatttctacatAAAAATCTGAAAAGGGAGATAAAAAATCAAGGATTACTTACATTTCTAAGttaatatatgtttatttaaaaatatatcaataaattaaaaacataaaaaaatggtgTTATAGGTTATTCGTGAGTATATCTATAACACCCCAttttctttgttaaaaaaattaaaaattaattaaaagggtttttaattaaaataaatgtgtttttatttgaattaaaatagaggtttggaacaaataataaatacaagttttagaaaataaaaagaaaatcttagaaaataagagagaggtttatttatgtatttttatttatttaatagagagaaaatagtattttttataattaataaaataaattagaaaaataggaataaGAATTAAGTCATCATATTTCtcattatataacttttaaccAAGAGCAGttttacaaaacattttttactttttatgttccttttttCACAATGCTCAAAAATCCTAACAGAGTAATCGGAGGAGAAACTCTAGAGAGCATCAGAAACACCACCATTATTGTTAACGGAAAACACTTGAGCTACAGTTAGGTAAGACATAGATTACTCACACTTGatattagaatgaacatgtgtaagaaTCCCTAGACGATcaattttgggttattttgggctaatttttaattcaatttggtTCTTATGTTTTTATTCGCAAATTGACTATATTGATGGACCAATTGATTTTTCGATGTAAAATTGTTGTGACATGATATGTTGTGGTATTTGAGTTTGTTTTCATGATACTTCCTATTTTTTTGCCAATTAGGAATTGTGATGGATTATATTTAATCATTGCCTCTAAATAATTCTTAAAGGGTGActtattctaattatatataatttgtaccTAGTGATAATCGTTATATAACGATTAttctttgtaattttctttataCAAGCACATTTGAAAAATTAGGTGATTCGAAAGTCTGATTCAGTGGTGTGATACAATATAGAAATCAAGTATATAGGTTGTGGAAGTAATTGTTTTAAGTCTAGACAAAAATGAGTTTGCAACTGAAATTACACATTGCGTTAAGTTATTTTCATGTGTACGAATTCCACTTGAATGCATTAGCTATTCTATGTTTACGGGTTCATGAATGttacaatattattaaattaagtcCAAGAATGCTACAAAGTTAGTCTACTATGCattagctatatatatatatatatatatatatatatatatatatatatatatatatatatatatatatatatatatataatatgtattatttatattataaattgatatttaGGATATCATGGGGTTTTTATAGCATAATTTTGAAAATGCTTATTGTCATGAAATTGGAAACATTATGGTTTGATagttatatatgtgtatatgcatatatgtatcTTGTGTCCTATGAACATTGTTATGGATGTTATCTTAACATGACATTCTCTATCCCAcacacatataataataataaaatgaataaaaatgtggaattaactaaatattttaaagggtattgctaggtgcacccaatagtattgttggtgcacccagcattccCATAAAATGCCCATGGTTTCTAGCACacttgcggatcaagttgatctgtaagtgtgcagaagataattttttaaaaattgaaggccatttttttacaatttgaagctttatttatttgattcatgaccaatcaaaaaaatatttacaaactaaaatccatttgaaaaaataattaattttattttatgtctcttttgtttatgtaaataaaatattatcctAATGAATGTTTAGTTAAACGTAACATTCATACtatttcaatgaaattcaaatgaatttggaatcaagtaatttaaaaataacacttaaacgttaacactaatattataaacaaaaataactttaaatatacaaaatataaagtaaaaaacaaaaatgtggtCAAGTACAAGAAATGTATATACATCGAATATCAATATGAAATGTGTAAAGAAACTATGGCTGATCTATGCGGCGCCTATGTCGAGACCTCACGTACACAATGCGGTCTTGGGTGACACTCCTGGCAATCTTGAGGCATTCTTCGATGACCTCATGTGTTGATGTGCCTGGCGTGACTACCCCTAGGCTGAGGTGACGCTCCAACCTCTCAGCGATCACATCGCAAGCCTCCtattaaatagaaaacaaacaaattagacaaattagtattaaaaaattgacGTAAATGACATTTCATACGTCTAACCATATAGTAACACTTACCAATGCATGTCTGAGCTCGTCGACATCAGACCTGGCTGGATCATCCGGGACCTGAGGGATATCTGACTCTGGGACCTGAGGTACATGTCTGGGCTACGCAGCAGGTGCATCTGTCGGAGGATCTGATGGTTGTGCCGCGGTCATGAATGGATGAGAAATACGGAAGAACCAGTCTATGTAGTCAAGCGCACACTGACCTGGCATAACACATGGATCACCTGCTGCCGCCAAATGGTCTGAGTAGTGCATCCACGTATCGTCTACGTCATCATATGACACCCATGGATGGACAGGGTGTGCAGGAATGCACTGGACGTAGCCGAACTGGCGCATAACCCTCTCTGGTCTGTATCTGACAACAACAGGCCCCCAACAGAGCTGTCCCGAGAAGCACGAAATCGGATGAAAGTCCTGCACAGGTCGATGCTCTGAATATGGCATCCAGCAAACATCTAGGATCCTCAGATGATCCAGGCGCTGCTTGTGCATCGCTGCAGATACCTTTTTCATAGTCTTCTTTGTCGCAATCCACCAACACGCACGTGGTGACACCTCGTCGTAGTCCAGATTAGCATTGCACTCCGCAATTGACGGAAAGTGCTCGTATATCCAACACTAAAGGATTTACACGAAAATCATACATGTTAACTAAATATACACTTATTAAAACattgttgtaattaaattatgaaatacATGTTAATTACCTGTAACAAGGTGATGTAACCAGCAAGCTGTCGGCTGGTGCTGAGACTGGCATCATTAAGCTGATTGTACATATGGACGAGCCCAGCAACTCCCCATGCATACCGCCCAGCAAGAGTGAGGTCACGCAGGGCCTGTAAGTGTACGACATGAACATGGGTTGCATTCTTATTAGCAAAGAGAGTGCAACCCAAAAGATGCAGAAGATAAGCGCGAGCGGCAGCTGTCCAGTGTTGCATCTGATATCTGTACTGGTATATGTCTCGCAGCCACTGTAGGCGTACGTATGGTCCGCCACATTGGCCTGTCTCGGTCATGGCCACCTCTGGTGAGACCATCAGTAACTCAACCAAGAGCAGCACCGCCTTATCGCTGTGCAGAGGCTGGAAGTCATGCAGTGCACCAACGATTGGCAGATGGAGAAGAGTCGCAACGTCGTCCAACGTAATCGAAATCTCCCCCACAGGAAGGTGGAAACTAGAAGTCTCCTGGTGCCACCTCTCGACAAAGGAGGATATAAGTCCCCGATCACCATAGTGTCAATAGAACACGCAACCAAAGGACTTAATCATGTCCCAGCAACCATGTCTTCAATTGCAAGAACAGGACTGCCTAAGTTATGCACCTTCCTCCCATGGGAGGATAACTTCAACTCAGGGcgttcctgaattgaagtacaAAGGAACACAATTTGTTCAAAAAATGTGAATCAGtaaccaataaataaaaaaaacgttaactaactttaatattataaatacctgTCCAGACCATACGTTGGCCGCAACATGGTCAGCATACTCTGTATGCACTGATGGGTCCCTGGGTCCACCAGGAAATCCCTCAGGCTTGTCCCCCCTATCCTGTGCCCCGGTATCATGTGCGTCAGTCTCTGCACCGATGTCCTGTGCGGCAGGGGCAGCATCTACCATGGGCTTCCCCAGCTACAGCAGCCTCTGCCTCTGGTACCACAAGCGAGCCCGTAGGTACTGCAGGCACATCATCGTCAACAATGATTGGTACTCGTCGCCTGCATGCCGATGCGGTCGGCCTTTGGCGCTAGGGAGCACCGTCAGTATCATCACCATCCTCTCCTCTCCCCAGACCTCTGGCAACAATCCTACCTAACGCATGGCCTAATCCTCTAGTcttaaccatgatctgcaaatgtcTACCACAAATTCCATCACTAAACCACACAAAGGCTATAGAGTTAACATATATGTAATACTGAGTAGCCTAGCAGGTTATTCTACACTCCAATTCACATTGTTGTTGTATTGATTAGAGTTTTAATACATCTATCAATAGTGGTATAAATCATAAACCTTACACCTAAGAGATCTTTACACAACTTCATAAATATTATTACCGATCAAGATCATTACAAATAAGgatgtaacaaaaatatttgcTTATTTGCAATATTGGATAATTTTTTCAGTTTCAATATGTGATTTGCTATAATGTTTACACATCCATCATGTGATTTCTCACATGATGCCTTAATTTTTGTGACATTGTCTTGGTCCAAATGTCCAATGTTTATGATTCATTCTCTCTGTTGTAGATTGTTTTAACATTAAAGAAGTTATTTGTAGAGGGTGTAGTCAAGCGAGAAGATTTATGGATTACCTCTAAACTCTGGTTTTATTTCAGTTCGAAATTAATTATCTTCCTTCTTAAAATTGAAGTGATGGCAGTAGACTCATGCATTAAGTTAGTCTTTAATATCTAGAACTAGAGGATTCTCTATACCTGAAGTTAAGATGATGGACATGTGTACAAATCATGCTCCAGAAGATGTACCAGAAGCTCTGGTTTGAACATTGAGAGACTTGTAACTTGATTATATAGATTTATACCTTGTATGTGTTACTACTCGATATCTATataatgttctataaatgtTTAGTATGTGGGTTATGTATGGATTTAATTAGTGTCAAAATCTACAATGATAAACCTATGATATTTTCCTAAGCTTCTCACATAtacctatatatatgtttatgttATCTCTAACTTGATTGCCCTCATATTAATAAGTATGGAGTATCAAAACCAAAGGGCCAAGGAGGGTAGATTCTGTGAGAAACTCAAGATCAAGAATAAACTAAAGTTTGTAGGAGTGAG
This region of Glycine max cultivar Williams 82 chromosome 7, Glycine_max_v4.0, whole genome shotgun sequence genomic DNA includes:
- the LOC100781958 gene encoding beta-glucosidase 11; its protein translation is MCSMLKVFAVIELVLLIVYPGAHGLSRDDFPPGFVFGASTSAYQVEGAANEDGRKPSIWDTFSQAGNGNMYAGNGDVACDQYHKYKEDVQLMADMGLEAYRFSISWSRVIPDGRGQVNPKGLQYYNNLINELISHGIEAHVTLHHWDLPQTLEDEYGGWVSPRIVKDFTTYADVCFREFGDRVRYWTTVNEANVYAVFGYDVGMLPPQRCSPSPIFNCSRGNSTTEPYLVAHHMLLAHASAVRLYRKKYQVMQHGLIGFNLLPFGVLPRTNSIEDVRATQRVQDFFIGWFMNPFTFGDYPDIMKKNAGSRLPSFTQKESNLVRGSIDFIGINFYYSFYVKNSPGSLQKEDRDYIADLSVEIERFVPNDTSTYEVPITTKIFLGLLESLKNTYGNIPIYIHENGQQTPHNSSLDDWPRVNYLHEYIGSLVDALRSGLNVKGYFVWSFLDAFELLLGYESSYGLYYVDMNDPSLRRIPKLSAEWYSNFLKRKPMDPKITKEIEKNATLLSHNLSLHNAT